The stretch of DNA aacaaagtgagactgtctcagaaaacaaacaaacaaacaaatacagtTCAGTCTCCAATGGCAAGGCCAGGATGCAGGGAGAGCTTTGTGACAGCCAGAATATGCATACCGGGGAGTGGAGGCACCCGGCAGTGTTAGGGCAGCTCTGGCTGGTGGACATCAGGCCTGCTGGGTGTCACCCAAGCCATCCAGCGTCAGAGAGTGCCAGGACCTGAAGCCTGGGATTCTGCAGTCCTGCTTTTACAGATGGATTGTGTCTCTTTGGGGACCCCCCAGCCCAGGACCTGTAAAGATACAGAGCAAGGTGCTTAAGCCAGCTGAGGGGGTGTGAGGTGCCTTGGAGCCACTGTAAGGGCCCACGTGGGGACTTGAAGCCTGGTTTATCAAGTTGTCCTTCACCCTGGGACCAAAGTGATAGAGAAGAGGGCAGGCATTTTCcaaggcagtgggggtggggctcccCAATCCAACTTCCTCTGGCCCCACCCCAGGATGGCAGAGACTCACTGCTGGGAGGAGGCAGACCCCATAGCATGGAAATCCCCGAGGGGCAAGCAAGGACCCTCACCCATGAGGCAGGTTGGCAGCATCTGCAGGCCAGGGCAGGCCCCCCAGGGTCCCAGGCCACAATGTGTGGGGTAATCCTCTCTGTACAGGGTTTGGCGACTCACTGGGCTGTGCCTCTCACAGACTTGCTGCCCTCCCTGCCAGCAGGGGTGAGTGGTAGCTCCCTGCCTGGTGTGGGATGGGAGCCACATGGACTGGGAACTCTGGACGCCTTTTGTGGTACCTGTAGTTGCTTGTTTATTTCTCGATATCAGCACAAGGCTcaaagaccacagggctggggctccTGGACATGACCTCGTCTGACTTTATTCTACAGGCCCAAAGGCCAAGGCCCAGCACAGGACCTTGGAGGTAGCAGCAACTCCAGGACTGCAGACACCACCCTGGGAGGGCAGCAGACCAGGTCACCTGGGGCCCATGTCCATCTTGAGGGGAGGAGGCGGCCCAGCCTTCCCTGAGGTAGGGAGGGAGTAGGATTCTGGGTCCCCAGGTGGACAGGggtgttttcccaaaaataagacctatccgtaaaacaagccctagcaggatttctgagcatttgcacaatagaagccctaccctgaaaatataACCTCGCggtgggcgtggccacgcagcgcgtctgcacaacccgtgcgtgtcgtcgctgAGCGgaaaagaagacgagcagcccttctcacctgcccagtcgtgacagctactatcccagaggtgacaggaaaggtgcgggcagccccaccaacaaggccggctccccctgtcgggtcccggcgtcctgtgtgtgctgcaattgaggctttgaagggaaaataacacatgccctgaaaataagccctagggtgtctccttgaggaaaagtaaatataagaccctgtcttgttttcgggggaAACACGGCAGTCCCTCTCCCGTGGGGGTGGGCGTTGAGGAATCTGACCTGCTCCACCCTAACCAGCCTGCCCCAAGGGGTCTCCGCCAGGCGCCTGTCCCATTGCCCGGAGGAGGAGGCCTCAGGTGCTCTGCGTCTCTTCCCGTCACGGGAAGGGCTggcacagggacacacacagccCCCGCGGCAGCACCAGCTGCAGGGGCAAGGAGCTGAGCTGTGGACATCGGCGGGGAAGCTGGTGTCCCCTCCCAGCTCCTTCTGCGGCGGGCCTGTCTTCTCTCAGCGCAGGCTCCGACGGTCACAGCCGAGCCCAGGCGCGGTCCCCCCGCCTTCAGCAGCTCGCCTTGGGGGCTTCTTGGCTCCAGGCAGGAGCCTGGCGGACGCGGACGCCGCGCGCTTCTGGTGCCGCCACTTGGCCCGGCGGTTCTTGAACCAGACCTGAGCGGGGAGGGACTGCTCAGACCCAGCCCCTGACCCGCGCGCAACCAGAGTCCCCAGGAGCCCACAGCGGACCCGGAGTGGCTTCACGACAGGGGTGCAGGCAGACGAGGACCGCGCTCCACCTTCCTTCCCGCCCGCCACAGCCGCGCCCAGCACGTCCTTCTTCGGTGTTGGCTCTTCTCCACTTCCCGCATCTGGACGTGAACGCGCGCGTCTTTCATCATCGGGAAAAAGCGGGGGAAGAGTtcaaaacaaaaggaaggaaaactggCCTTGCCGCCGCCTCCCCGCACGTGCCCGCCCCGCCGGTCCTCGCGCGGGGCTGGTCCTGAGCGCGCGGCCGCCGGGCCACcccggcccctcccggcccctccaCCGCGCGGGGCCGCGGCGGGGCTCGGGCCGGGCGTCTCTGGAAGAGAAGGGCCAGTCCGCCGGCCCCGTCGCCGCGCGGGGCGGGCACCCACCTCCACGCGCTCCTCCCGCAGGCGGATGCGGCCGGCCAGGCGCTCGCGCGCGCCCACGTCGGGGTACTGGTTCTGCGCGAAGAGCGCCTCGAGCGCCTGCAGCTGCTCCTCGCTGAAGATGGTGCGGTGGCGCCGCGTGCGCCGCTGCGGGCCCGGGCCTCCCGCGCCGGGCAGCGCCCCCGAGGCTCCCGCTGGCGCGGCCAAGGACGGGGGCGCCGCGGGCCCCAGCCTCAGCGGCCACGGCAGCGGCGCGCCTGCGGGGCGAGGGCGCGGTGAGACGCGGGCCGGGCGCCGAGCTCCGCACAGACCGCGCCGCGCCCCGGGGCCTccggcccgcgcccgcgcccgcgcccacTCACCCAGCCCGGCGGCCGGCTCCGAGGGCGCGCGGGgaccgcagcagcagcagcaggcgcAGGGCGCGGCCTTGGGCGCCACGGGCTCCCCGAGCTCCGCGGGGCTCTGGCGGCCGGCGGGctgcggcgggcgggcggcccggGCCGGGGGACTCCGCTCGGGCTGGCTGGCGAGGATGTGCTCGATGGAGAAGGGGCAGGGCCGCCCCGGGCCCCTGCGGCTCGCcgcgccccccgccgccgccatgcccggccggccgccgccgcggccgcggGAATATATACGTCGGGGCGAGCGCGCCGTAATCCCCGGGCGGGGCGCCGAGTCCGCGCGGGCTAATCCCGCAGCGCCGGCCCCGAGCGCGCTAATCCGTGACTGCGGCGGCGGGAAAGCTCCGCCTCGGCGCCCTGCGCCCCCGCGCGCCCTCCCGTCCGCCCCTGCTCACGGGAAGGGGCGGAGGGCCCGGCGGTGCTCCCCTCCCGCTGGGGCAGCTAACGGAGGACACGGGACCCTGGCATCGCCCCCGAGCGCCCTGGCacctcctggcccagcccctggccccgcGCTGGTTCCTAGTGGCGGCGGTGAGCGCGTCTAGAGAAACCACCCAAAGTGCGCACCCCAAACTCCGGGCCTCCGGCTCACGTGCGACCCCGCGAGCCTTCTTTGGCAGCAAACCTGCCAGACACTTTGCGGCCTGAGAGGACATGGCCTCAGGGCGGAAAGCGGCGGCTGCCCGTCGCCCCCAAttctctgtcctccctcctgAGCGAGGCCCCTGCCGCCCCTTCTCCTGCTTTCCCGGACCGGAACccgccctccccccaaaaaacattcAACACCCTCGGCCCCCCCACCTCACTGCCCCCTAACAGGTGTCTCGGGAGGGCTCTCCTCACCCCTCAGGCTAGCGCTGCTCCGACCACACCGTGCTCTGCCCACTGCGCGGCCGCGGGTGGCCTGTGCTTGGCCACTGGACGGCAGGAACAGGCCCTTCAGCTTAAGACCCTCTTCTCTTGCCCTCCGAAAACACACCATACGGCTCAAGGGAAGGAGCAGCAGACTGCCTGGGTCTAACCCAGCTGGCATTGCCTAGCTGCGTGACCTTCTGTAGGttccttcacctctctgtgcctcggtttcccagtCCATAAACTGGTATAATAACAGTGACCTAACTCAAGAGCTGCTCTGAGACTCAGGCGCTTACTAGGCCAGACGTTTAGAGCCTGGTTGCGGGATCAGGGGCCAAGTGACCCTGGGCTGCCCTGCAGGCCCCGTGCgttcctgcccttcccccaccttgCAGCCTCCTTTGCTACCTCCACTTTGGTATCCATGAAGACACTTGGACTTCAAGTGACAAACTTGCTCACTCGAGCTCCCACACTGGGTGCCCAGGATGTGTTAATCTGGAGGCTCAGTGATGGAACTGCCACCTCTGTGAGTGGCTCTGCCTCTGCAGCCTGCCTCACAGTTGCAGAATGGCTGCCACAGCCCCGAACCTCCATCTCTTCCCACGTGTCCCTTTGGAGGACCATGGGTACGTGTCTCAGCAGACCTTCCTCGCAGAACGGCATCGTGCAGTCACCTAAGCCAAGCACAGTGCCCAGGGAGAGGCAGATGCATGTGGGGCAACCGTCCCCAcagccagtggtcaggagggcCACCACCACTGCTGTGCCCTCCTCCTAGCCTGGGCCATTCCTTCATCCCTCCCCATTCTTACCCTTGGTGACCTCCTCCAGCCCTGGAGCCTCAGGCCCTGTCTGTGACAGTGACTCCCAAGTGTTTCTGAGAGCCTGCTCCATGTCCCCATATCCATCACCAAAAAATGTGTTTGGGTCACCATGCCAGGCATGAATTCGAGGTCTCAGAATCCCTTCCTTGCCAGGCGTTCTCCACCTTGATAAACTGGCCACCTCCGACAGTCCACTTTGGGGGACTCCAGTTCTCTCTGTCTCCAGTCCCCCGCATGCGCCCGCCTCTTCCCCAGCCCGCCTCGGTGGGGGACACTGCAGCGCTTCTGAAACGTGTCTGCAAGTTCCTGACGCTCCTCCCTCTCGATGGTGAAGTTTAATTGTCCAATTTCTTCTTGGACATGAGCTGGCTTGGATGGCTTGCTTCTACCCAACAGAATGCAGCAGAAGTGACATTGTGTGATTACTGAGGCACATACATAGGTGACTCAGCTGTCCCCCTCGCTCTTCTTGGGTTGCTTGTGCTTAGCACCTAGCCACCAAGCTGTGGGGAGGCACAGCAGCCTCGGGGAAGGACGAGCATGGCTGTCCCAATCAGCAACTCCAGCGAATCGCCAGACAACCACCCGCCCTGAGCACCCACCAGCGAGGGGGCGGCACGAGACAGCCTCGGCCCCAGCCGCCACCGGACAGCAGCCACGAGGGCCCCCAAAGGTGAGAGTTGCCTCGCTGCGCAGGTCAGGCTCCAGGACTAGGAGAGGCAATAGTGTTACTCGATTGTTGGTGTTTATATGGCAGCAAGTTTGAGGCAGTTTATGTCACTGTAGGTGCCCAACTGAGTTCTGGTCCTGGAAGTGAGGTGCCACCAATATGAAACCTACGTCGTGTGGCACTGGCTTTGGAACCAGGCagtggggaggagcaggagggaccCTTGCCAAGGCTGGCAGTGGGGACTTACAGGAAAGTGAGGCAGATGTTGCTGGAAGACGGAGGAAGGGAGACTGCTACTGGGTCTATCATCGTGCAGGGAAAAGGAAACTTCAGGTCTGCGAGCTGCGGCTCGTGGTGGCCTATAATggcagcaccctgggaggccgaggtgggaggattgcttgaactcaggtgtctgagaccagccggagcaagagcaagagaccctgtctctactaaaagtagaaaaaattagctgggcaactaaatatagaaacaaaaaattagctgggcttggtggtgcatgcctatagtaccagctacttaggaggttgcagtgagctacgataatgccactgcactctagctcaggcaagagtCCCTGTctcaagataaattaaaaaacaatcttaTCCAGAGTTTATCATTCTTACCCATAGGAGGATTGGTCCAATACAAGTGACCCCACCACTACCAGAAGCAGAACTCTTCTAACCCACTCAATATTTCTTGAGGCTTACCTAAGTTGCTAAGGACATCATgttattatttagttatttgtttgtttttgagagctcacagcaacctcaaactcccgggcttaagcgatcttcccgcctcagccgcccgagtgctaggactgcaggtgtgcgCCACTGCATACTGCATCCGGCCAAGAACACACCAGATTTGTTAAGCCACCTCCAAAATGCTGTGGCCATCTTCAGCCCCTACTCCACTTTGCAATCGGGGTGACATTGACTCCCACCTCACTCCTGACTGTTAAGTGCTGCCACCTGGCATCTGCACCGCTGGGATCCTGGCACCCCCTCCCCACGAGAGAGCCAGCTCAGTAACAGCATCTCCCGCCTGGCCTACAGAGGACAGCTGCCACTGGTGTGCTTTTTGTCACCTTGATAAATGAGTGTCTAGGCTGTCCTGAGGCTTTTCAAATAGTAAACCCAATCTTCTCTGCCATCTTCTCTTAGTGTTCCGATCTCTTCCTTCATGTGTGTCTCCATTTTGTTGGCTGCAGGCCATGACTTTGTCCAAGGTTCCAGGGGCTGTCATATCACAGCAACCTCCTGAGTCACAGGGAGAGCACCCTTATCTGCTTGTCTGCTTATCAGCTTGTCCTCACCCTCCTTTGCAGCCCACTCCCTTGCTCCACTGACCCTCGAGGGCTGCTGTCCCGCCTCCTGCACTGCTCGGCTTTCCTGCTCGCTGCGGCGGCAGTGCGGAGAGGCGCCCGCGCTGGGGTTGGccagcagggaggtggggctGATCATCTTGCAGGCGCCTGCCTCACTGGACGTCTGGGCACAGTTTTCTCCGGAGGCAGGGCCAGCGTCCCTCCCCACGGAGAGTGAGTGGCCACTCTGCAGGCCCAGAGTGTCTGGGGGATTCGGAGTGCTCAAGGGCGTGCACCCAGATCCCCCAGCCCATATGGCAGGGCCTCACTGCTTCAGCGTCGGGCCCTGGCTCTGCTGGCCGGGTCTCTGCGTGTGCCTGGTGGGCTCTGACACTCATGCCTGCTTCACACTAGGGGTGAAAACGATCGGAACCTGTCACGCTCTCTCCCTCAAGGAATCAACAGTGCTGAGCAGCAGCCTCTTGGTCCCAGGGCTTTGGAGTCCCtgtgtcctccctccctctccagtgCCAGGGCCATAGCACCAGCCACTGCCTCATGCCACCAGAGGTCTCCCAGGTGACAGTCTTTGCTGTCACACTGCAACCCAGGCTGGGAGCTATCGATTCTCTACCTGCCACCTTGGCACTACAAGCCAACGAACACCACGGACTGCCAGGTGGGTCCTCACTGCCACCTGCCAGCTAGGGAGCCAACTTCCAGGTGCCATCTTTGGAGTCAGCTTCCTAGGACCACCCACTCCTGGGACCAACTGTTCAGGCCAAGTTCCCTAGAAGGAAAGCCTGGTGTGACGATTCTTGTTcgaatgacctttttttttttttttttttttttttttttgagacagagtctcactctgttgcccaggctagagtgagtgccgtggcatcagcctagctcacagcaacctcaaactcctgggctcaggcgatcctcctgcctcagcctcctgagtagctgggacttcaggcatgcaccaccatgcccagctaattttttctatgtatttttggccaattaatttctttctatttatagtagagacggggtctccctcttgctcaggctggtttcaaactcctgactttgagggatccgcccgcctcggcctcccagagtgctaggattacaagcgtcagccaccgcacccagcctgaatGACCTATTTTTGAGTATGTGCTGTTAGGAGAAGAGTGGTGGAATCTGTATTAAGTTCCCATGGGTACTGTAACACAGGACCACACACCAGGCGGCTTCCAGTGTCAGAAGTGTATTCTCTTGCAGTGCCAGAGGCCAGGAGTCGAGAGCAAGGTGTCACCAGGGCTGTGCTCTCTCTCTGAAGGTGTGAGGGGAGAGTCTGACCTGTGCCTGTCTCTCAGCTTCTGGCATTTCTGGACATCCTTGGCTTTCTGGCTTACAAATGCCCATCTGTCCCTATGGCTTACCGTGGCGGTTTCCTCTCTGTGtccttcttttcttataaggacattggCATGTTGGATTAAGGACCTACCCTACTCCAGTAAGATCTCATCTTAATTTGCCTCTTAATGACATcagcaaagaccctatttctagaccaggcgcggtggctcacgcctgtcatcctagcactctgggaggccgaggcgggcggattgctcaaggtcaggagttcaaaacaagcctgagcaagagagagaccccgtctctacgaaaaatagaaagaaattaattgaccaactaaaatatatagaaaaaaattagccaggcatggtggcgcatgcctgaagtcccagctacctgggaggctgaggcaggaggatcgcttgagcccaggagtttgaggttgctgtgagctaggctgacaccacggcactcactctagcccaggcaacagagtgagactctgtctcaaaaaaaaaaagaccctatttccaaataagttcacattcacaggtactgggggttagggctccAACAGCCCCCTCTGGGGACACGACAGACATGCAGGGGACTCGCCACCCTGGTTTGCCTGGGAATCTCCCAGTTTTAGCACCGAAAGTTCTGCTTCCCAGGAAATAATTCCTTGGTCCTGGGGAAATGGACATGGCTGGTcaccctgggcagggcaggatgGGGTAGGGTGCCACCTTGGTTAAAGGCATTTCCGTGTCACTTCACGTGGACAGGCTGGGGCAGGCACAGAGCCCTTCACAGGTTTGAACCACCTTGTGGCAAAGCAGGGATGGGCCCATGGCAGTCATTGTCATGGTTCTGCCCCTGGGCTTGGAGGGCTGCTGTGTGCGTGGCTCCCATCACCCAGGACAATTCTTCAAGACCTGGGGGTGCCATGAGCCACCAGGAGCCAATACTCAGCTGGGGCAGCAGCGCCCCAACCGCTCAAGAGGATCTGGAGGAGCCACTGGTGCACACCCGCCCACTGTCCCTGTGTATGTGGTCCACCTTCCCACCTACCTGCCTGGGTAAGCACACATCTAGGCTCCTGTTCACGTCGGTAAATACTCACTGGTCCACCCAGGTGAacacccactcacccacctgcaTGTCCTGGCAAATGCTTGATGCCATGCTTGACACCCCCCACCATGCTCGGATCTCACGGGTCATCGCCCATGCCCGTCCAGCTGCACTGGCCCCATCTTAGCGCCAGTCATGGGTGCCTGCCACCTGCACCCCCACAGTGGCTTCTGAACCCACTCGCAGCCACTTTTCTCTCCTAGCCCTCCCCAGAGTGAGTCTCCCCAGAGAGCCTGCAGGCTCCTGACAAACACCAACCCCATCCCGACACTCCCCTGCTTCCGATGCCCTGGACTCTGccgcctcccccctgccccacccggCCTCTCCCCTCAGCTCAGATGCGCAGGCCCGAGGGGCAGCTCCATGGACAGAGGGGCTGGCAGCCAGCCTGGCTCCTGCAGTCCCATCTCGAGGGCTCCCCAGGCCTCTGCAAAGGGACCTTCCCTGCTGGGCccgcctgctccccacccctccccggtCAATCCCAGTGGCCCCTGGCACCATCACTTCTTTCCCGGACCGGATGGAGCTATTTCCAGCTGGTGGGTGCCAAAAGGGCGGGCCGGATAGGGGAGCCAAGGTCTCCAGGGGTCCTTTGGGGCTGGGGGGAACGGGGAGGAAGGGCTCCTGGGATGTGCCCCCACAGACGGCCGCGTTGGGACAGGCAGGGGCGAGAGCGCCGGTGCGGAGCTGCGCGGGGGCGGCGGTCCCTCCGCGTCCGAGCCCGGGGCTTCCACAGCCAAAGGGCAGCCGGGCGCCGGAGGGGGTGCGGGGTGGCGGCGCCGCCCGAGCGCGGAGGCTGGCCGGGTGGGGGCCGCCGGGCCCAGGACTCCCCGCACGCCCTCCCCGCGCCGCCCAGGCCTCAGTATCCCCTGATTGCTTTCTTTCATCCCGGCGCCTTTCTCGGCAGCAAACGCCGGCTAATGCCGCCTTTATCTTGGCATTAGGGGATTTGGGGCCGATCGCACAAAGGGGCCCTCGATGGCGGCCGCAATCAAACGCCGATCGGCCGGTCGCGGGCGGCCGAGGAGAAAGCGAGCGCCGGGGATTAGCGGCCGCGGCCGGGCAGGGCCGAGATAGCATCGGGCGGCCGCGGGCTGGAGCCGCCGGGAGGGCCGGGCCGCGGGCCGGCTTAGTCCTCGCGCCGGGGATTCTGAAGCCATTAGGGGGGATTAACACCC from Microcebus murinus isolate Inina chromosome 22, M.murinus_Inina_mat1.0, whole genome shotgun sequence encodes:
- the GSC2 gene encoding homeobox protein goosecoid-2; the protein is MAAAGGAASRRGPGRPCPFSIEHILASQPERSPPARAARPPQPAGRQSPAELGEPVAPKAAPCACCCCCGPRAPSEPAAGLGAPLPWPLRLGPAAPPSLAAPAGASGALPGAGGPGPQRRTRRHRTIFSEEQLQALEALFAQNQYPDVGARERLAGRIRLREERVEVWFKNRRAKWRHQKRAASASARLLPGAKKPPSSSAALLNFLLELQLTRWLAMTQTRMNSAERDEDYNSHKD